A region of Epinephelus moara isolate mb unplaced genomic scaffold, YSFRI_EMoa_1.0 scaffold430, whole genome shotgun sequence DNA encodes the following proteins:
- the LOC126387438 gene encoding uncharacterized protein LOC126387438: MRVSEVKEAVGNPDSGYLINVNFSLISNHKTVRKFGTAQIYLELEEYRWFTRWLQLRNWSVLLNNYFFTSLGSTEAKDLVRYVRRTWSEMGLPGSPSHLDLRTAVSTYNFQQNDDEMRKNLSSFMCHSAETQERFYALHKTVQRAIQMRDMFVWLSLREEEAGPSSAASSSAAASSSLAASSSSSSSSAASTSAAASSSSAASSSAAASNSASEGRVKSPKMARMSSQAWAXSSSAAEGRVKSPKMARMSSQAWAKKVKEKVGLSPKKLSPRKGVRARRALVLLKKM, encoded by the exons ATGCGGGTGTCTGAGGTCAAGGAGGCTGTGGGGAACCCTGACAGCGGATACCTCATCAATGTAaatttcagtttaatttcaAACCACAAAACCGTCCGTAAATTTGGGACCGCGCAAATATACCTGGAGCTGGAGGAGTACAGGTGGTTCACCCGGTGGCTCCAGCTCCGCAACTGGTCTGTACTGCTTAACAACTACTTTTTCACGTCGCTTGGCAGCACGGAGGCCAAGGACTTGGTGAGATACGTTCGTCGGACGTGGTCCGAGATGGGCCTCCCAGGTTCCCCCAGCCACCTTGACCTCAGGACGGCTGTCTCGACATAT AACTTTCAACAAAACGACGACGAGATGCGTAAGAACCTCTCCTCATTCATGTGCCACAGTGCCGAGACCCAGGAGAGGTTCTACGCTCTACACAAGACTGTTCAGAGAGCGATACAAATGAGGGACATGTTTGTGTGGCTCTcactgagagaggaagaggcaggTCCCTCATCAgctgcctcctcctccgctgccgcctcctcctcattggctgcctcctcctcctcctcctcctcatcagctGCCTCCACCTCCgctgcagcctcctcctcatccGCGGCCTCCTCCTCCGCTGCAGCCTCCAACTCCGCTTCTGAGGGCAGA GTGAAGTCGCCAAAGATGGCCAGGATGTCATCGCAGGCCTGGGCAANCTCCTCCTCCGCTGCTGAGGGCAGA GTGAAGTCGCCAAAGATGGCCAGGATGTCATCGCAGGCCTGGGCAAAAAAGGTGAAGGAGAAGGTGGGGCTCTCCCCAAAGAAGCTCTCCCCAAGAAAAGGGGTTAGGGCGAGGAGGGCCCTTGTTCTACTTAAAAAGATgtag